One genomic window of Methanosarcina acetivorans C2A includes the following:
- a CDS encoding ABC transporter ATP-binding protein translates to MKPHTVKTLLEVRDLEVSFQGIKTVTALSGVSFSIEESETLALVGETGCGKSVVAHAIMRLLPPESRVKGTVEFGGKSLLELSEKEMAKIREEEIAIIFQNPSLALNPVYSIGHQLAEPLRVHRKEKKKEAFLKAAKALKNMGFSNVSECIRYYPSWCSGGMNQRFLIAASIILNPALLIADEPSKGLDRKCVTELETELTKLKREKKTALLLISHDLGFVRRLADRIAVMYAGEIVEISDPSSLFESPMHPYTRGLLNSLPEKGFVPIPGFSPPLSSPPSGCKFHPRCPFREKRCKESHPGLKEIGRRAVRCFLCP, encoded by the coding sequence ATGAAGCCGCACACCGTGAAAACATTGCTTGAAGTTAGGGATCTTGAGGTCTCTTTCCAGGGAATAAAAACCGTAACAGCTCTTTCAGGAGTCTCCTTTTCGATTGAAGAAAGCGAAACCCTGGCTCTTGTGGGAGAAACAGGCTGCGGAAAATCCGTGGTCGCACACGCAATTATGCGCCTCCTGCCCCCTGAATCCAGAGTAAAAGGAACTGTAGAATTCGGGGGAAAATCCCTCCTTGAACTGAGTGAAAAAGAGATGGCAAAGATAAGAGAGGAAGAAATTGCCATTATTTTCCAGAACCCCTCCCTGGCTCTTAACCCTGTATATTCCATAGGGCACCAGCTCGCAGAACCCCTGAGGGTACACCGGAAAGAAAAGAAAAAGGAAGCGTTTTTGAAGGCCGCGAAAGCCCTGAAAAATATGGGTTTTTCAAACGTCTCAGAGTGCATTCGCTATTACCCGTCATGGTGCTCGGGAGGGATGAACCAGCGTTTTTTGATTGCAGCTTCAATCATACTTAATCCTGCCCTCCTGATAGCAGATGAGCCCAGCAAAGGGCTTGATAGGAAATGCGTAACTGAGCTGGAGACCGAACTTACGAAATTGAAAAGGGAAAAGAAAACTGCCCTGCTCCTCATAAGCCATGACCTTGGCTTTGTGCGGAGGCTTGCCGACCGGATCGCCGTAATGTATGCAGGCGAAATTGTGGAGATTTCCGACCCCTCAAGCCTTTTTGAAAGCCCCATGCACCCCTACACCCGGGGGCTCCTGAACAGCCTGCCCGAAAAAGGCTTCGTTCCCATACCGGGCTTTTCCCCGCCTCTCAGCTCCCCTCCTTCAGGCTGCAAATTTCACCCGAGGTGCCCTTTCAGGGAAAAACGATGCAAAGAGAGCCATCCGGGACTTAAAGAGAT
- a CDS encoding ABC transporter permease → MNPEAAHIEGTSIKETRADGHSEKQLISPETSGLSLSGERAFRSIQKREGVLGKFNRGGIFLLAFFLFMALFPSLLAPYAPDERFIPYEEPSGEHFLGTNDIGNDILSELVYGARISMTVGFAAALISTLIGTTLGLCAGYFRGALDELLMGFTDVVLIIPKIPLIIVLGAFLRPSIWVLIPVLGFLSWESTARVTRSKTLQLREAGYVKSAQCMGFSSSHIMISDILPNIVHVLLPKFMLATASAMISEASLSFLGLSDISMKSWGNMLSFAFFRGGFIRDMWWWYLPPGICITLCVMAIALIGFGLETEEEKYSGEGADVA, encoded by the coding sequence ATGAACCCTGAAGCTGCCCATATCGAAGGGACTTCCATCAAAGAAACCCGCGCTGACGGGCATTCCGAAAAACAGCTAATAAGTCCTGAAACTTCCGGTTTAAGCCTTTCAGGAGAAAGAGCATTCCGGAGTATCCAAAAACGGGAAGGGGTTCTCGGGAAATTCAATAGGGGAGGCATTTTTCTCCTTGCATTTTTCCTGTTTATGGCGCTGTTTCCTTCCCTTCTTGCCCCCTATGCTCCGGATGAGCGATTCATACCCTACGAAGAGCCTTCAGGAGAGCACTTCCTCGGGACAAACGACATAGGAAACGATATCCTCTCCGAACTTGTATACGGAGCCAGGATCTCAATGACCGTGGGCTTTGCTGCAGCCCTGATCTCAACCCTGATAGGGACCACCCTGGGCCTCTGTGCAGGCTACTTCAGGGGAGCTCTGGATGAGCTGCTGATGGGTTTTACCGATGTTGTCCTTATTATCCCGAAGATACCTCTTATCATAGTCCTGGGCGCGTTCCTGAGGCCGAGCATCTGGGTACTGATCCCTGTCCTGGGATTCCTTTCCTGGGAGTCAACTGCAAGGGTCACACGCTCGAAAACCCTGCAGCTAAGAGAGGCAGGCTACGTCAAGAGTGCTCAATGTATGGGTTTTTCCTCCAGCCATATCATGATATCGGATATTCTCCCAAACATCGTCCACGTCCTGCTGCCAAAGTTCATGCTAGCTACAGCTTCGGCAATGATTTCCGAAGCCTCCCTCTCTTTTCTGGGACTCAGCGACATAAGTATGAAAAGCTGGGGAAACATGCTTTCTTTTGCCTTTTTCCGGGGAGGTTTTATCAGGGACATGTGGTGGTGGTATTTGCCTCCCGGGATCTGCATCACCCTCTGCGTGATGGCTATCGCACTGATAGGATTCGGGCTTGAGACAGAGGAAGAGAAATACTCGGGAGAAGGAGCGGATGTGGCATGA
- a CDS encoding ABC transporter permease — MQGITRKVIRYSASFMLITIINFTLPRLMPGDPVKNLIGEDVYVSEDVMEELRTELGLNRPLHEQFTSFLLDLLHLDLGYSYHLHAPVAEILLDRMGWTLLFVGVSVLIGALLGSLLGALTGWKPERKMSRFTGFAFVMFSCTPPYFLALLSLYLFSFKLGLFPSKGFYDAPEIGSVMHHLFLPVCVMSVFSASRNFLVMRGSVIQEKKQLYALYARAKGLHNTGILFRHVIKNASLPVITLLALDFGFLFSGALFTEIIFSLNGMGTLIYDAIMGKDYPLLQGAFLVIALTALFANMLADLLYALIDPRVRRPV, encoded by the coding sequence ATGCAAGGAATAACAAGAAAAGTAATCCGATATTCAGCTTCATTCATGCTCATAACCATCATCAATTTTACCCTCCCGAGGCTAATGCCCGGAGATCCGGTAAAAAACCTCATAGGAGAAGATGTTTATGTGTCTGAAGACGTGATGGAAGAGCTCAGGACAGAACTGGGACTGAACAGACCTCTCCATGAGCAGTTCACGTCTTTCCTTTTGGACCTCCTGCACCTTGACCTGGGATACTCCTACCACCTCCATGCTCCTGTTGCAGAGATCCTCCTGGACAGGATGGGCTGGACCCTGCTGTTTGTGGGGGTATCAGTGCTGATAGGAGCCCTCCTGGGAAGTCTGCTGGGGGCTCTTACAGGCTGGAAACCGGAAAGAAAGATGAGCCGTTTTACCGGTTTTGCTTTTGTCATGTTCTCCTGTACACCGCCTTATTTTCTTGCCCTTCTTTCTCTCTATCTCTTTTCTTTCAAGCTGGGGCTCTTTCCTTCGAAGGGATTCTATGATGCGCCGGAAATCGGAAGTGTAATGCATCATCTCTTTTTGCCTGTCTGCGTAATGTCAGTATTTTCAGCGTCCAGGAATTTTCTGGTCATGCGCGGAAGCGTGATCCAGGAAAAAAAGCAGCTCTATGCCCTGTATGCCAGAGCAAAGGGCCTGCACAATACCGGCATACTTTTCAGGCACGTCATAAAAAACGCTTCACTCCCTGTCATTACCCTCCTTGCCCTGGATTTCGGGTTTCTCTTCAGCGGGGCACTCTTCACAGAAATTATCTTCTCTTTAAACGGCATGGGAACCCTCATCTACGACGCAATAATGGGAAAAGATTATCCTCTGCTCCAGGGGGCTTTTCTGGTAATTGCCCTTACGGCCCTGTTTGCAAATATGCTTGCCGACCTGCTCTATGCCTTAATTGACCCCAGAGTCAGGAGGCCCGTATGA
- a CDS encoding ABC transporter substrate-binding protein — protein MKLGKHFKEAGLNRSGLNRGLKQGLTLAILIFIFCVNMYPAGAADSEVSGENLTSSEGGIFDRFITYIKALFGGEEELQDPEEVSEAKAAEMQQSAASEGAVLKIATPNVIKSASFIGDSNLGVFTHLSNPPLMKMDSEGHLAGQLAESYEVSENNTCWTFYLRDDLYWSDGEPVTPEDIEFSIRYYGKETPWASWINDTLESSAVSEANNSVTFKFNKPYTRINLEFATYNILPAHVWETVENPMEYTNSGPYVGCGPYYLKLIDLNAGKLVFEKNPYWKGKVPEAETVEVHYYSNVDVATLALKNGEADTYYKYAGSYPYSGIEQLEETGDFEFLEKTDIGLIFLAPNLEKAPFSDLKFREALAYAINYEEIVRLETLGYGEVPNRGFVPPAMENFKETEKLEYDPEKARELLEEAGYSDSNGDGILEGKDGENIEIEILIRPDYARTGELLKEYFENVSLGADLRTADSDTWMTLKDNYEYDLTVTRSTPWGMLMHASWGSGYFDSRRSGQGVMHNLDDPEFLQLCDNILATTDSSELQDYAYELQDYYAENLPAIPLYWNTVLTPYNRHFEGWYTDPLYGIYNLDNFVNVRKTEA, from the coding sequence ATGAAACTGGGGAAACATTTCAAGGAAGCAGGGTTAAACAGATCAGGACTAAACAGAGGATTGAAACAGGGACTAACACTTGCCATACTCATTTTTATTTTTTGTGTGAACATGTATCCGGCAGGAGCGGCGGACTCTGAAGTTTCCGGAGAAAACCTTACGTCTTCGGAAGGAGGAATTTTTGACCGGTTTATTACATATATAAAAGCCCTGTTTGGAGGAGAAGAAGAATTGCAGGACCCTGAAGAGGTCTCCGAAGCAAAAGCCGCGGAAATGCAACAGTCAGCAGCTTCCGAAGGAGCGGTCCTGAAAATCGCAACTCCAAACGTAATAAAATCCGCATCATTTATAGGGGACTCAAACCTGGGGGTTTTTACCCATCTCTCAAACCCTCCACTCATGAAAATGGACTCCGAGGGACACCTTGCAGGCCAGCTTGCCGAAAGCTACGAAGTCTCGGAAAATAACACGTGCTGGACCTTTTACCTGAGAGATGACCTATACTGGAGTGACGGAGAACCGGTAACCCCGGAAGACATTGAGTTTTCGATCCGCTACTACGGGAAAGAGACCCCATGGGCCAGCTGGATCAATGATACCCTGGAAAGTTCGGCCGTATCGGAAGCAAACAATTCCGTGACCTTCAAATTCAACAAGCCTTACACCCGTATTAACCTGGAGTTTGCAACCTACAATATTCTTCCTGCCCATGTGTGGGAAACGGTAGAAAACCCGATGGAATACACAAACAGCGGCCCATATGTGGGCTGCGGACCTTACTATCTCAAGCTGATAGACCTCAATGCCGGAAAACTCGTTTTTGAGAAAAACCCTTACTGGAAGGGAAAAGTCCCGGAGGCTGAAACCGTGGAAGTCCATTATTACTCAAACGTGGACGTTGCCACCCTTGCCCTCAAAAACGGGGAGGCCGACACTTACTACAAATACGCAGGGTCATACCCTTATTCCGGAATTGAGCAGCTTGAAGAAACCGGAGATTTTGAGTTTCTGGAAAAGACAGATATCGGACTGATCTTCCTTGCCCCGAATCTGGAAAAAGCTCCTTTTTCGGACCTGAAATTCAGGGAAGCTCTTGCATACGCCATAAATTATGAAGAAATCGTCAGGCTTGAAACCCTGGGATACGGGGAAGTCCCGAACCGTGGCTTTGTGCCCCCTGCAATGGAAAATTTCAAGGAAACCGAAAAACTTGAATATGACCCGGAAAAAGCCAGAGAGCTTCTGGAAGAAGCAGGATATTCGGACAGCAACGGGGACGGAATCCTGGAAGGGAAAGACGGAGAAAACATCGAGATTGAAATCCTTATCCGGCCGGATTACGCCCGCACCGGGGAGCTCCTTAAAGAATATTTTGAAAATGTAAGCCTTGGCGCCGACCTGAGGACTGCGGATTCGGATACCTGGATGACCCTGAAAGACAATTATGAATACGACCTGACCGTTACTCGTTCCACTCCCTGGGGTATGCTCATGCACGCAAGCTGGGGAAGCGGCTATTTCGATTCAAGGAGGTCGGGCCAGGGAGTAATGCATAACCTGGACGACCCCGAGTTCCTGCAGCTCTGCGACAATATCCTTGCAACTACAGACTCCTCAGAACTTCAGGATTATGCATACGAACTTCAGGATTATTATGCAGAGAACCTGCCTGCAATTCCGCTCTACTGGAACACCGTGCTTACCCCCTATAACAGGCATTTTGAGGGCTGGTATACTGACCCTCTTTACGGGATTTACAACCTGGATAACTTTGTAAATGTAAGAAAAACAGAGGCATAA
- a CDS encoding PHP domain-containing protein, giving the protein MGGRQRNYEEKLIAPERAAELMEAGWKRADLHVHSTCSFDVLPAKDLQPESLYEKALGMGMDFVTFTDHDTVDAYDILGWDREQLVPGVEMAVYDPEFAGHTLHVNVFELCREDFSELTEISKVEHDLKGFIRYLKRHKLPFIYNHPFWFELHQEPDIFAVPKLAKLFPVLEYNMHELKQKNELTIALAEKFGKGIAATTDSHSGGIGKVYTLAKGDSFREYFKNIERGKSYIVPEDLTREILMEEINTWIDLIFEKSQRTRDIKRYLTGIKSLDAMVRISRSTLLNYSPRLNRTTMSLLYMISNTGLPASLYIHSKENLARKIEKKIEIKGQK; this is encoded by the coding sequence ATGGGGGGAAGGCAGAGGAATTACGAGGAAAAGCTGATTGCACCTGAACGGGCAGCCGAGCTTATGGAAGCGGGCTGGAAACGGGCAGACCTGCACGTACATTCTACCTGTTCTTTTGACGTGCTCCCGGCAAAAGATTTGCAGCCCGAGAGCCTCTATGAAAAAGCCCTCGGAATGGGTATGGATTTTGTCACATTTACGGACCACGATACGGTCGATGCATACGATATTCTCGGATGGGACAGAGAACAACTGGTCCCTGGCGTTGAAATGGCCGTTTATGACCCGGAGTTTGCAGGGCACACACTGCACGTGAATGTTTTTGAACTTTGTAGAGAGGACTTTTCAGAACTGACTGAGATTTCAAAAGTAGAACATGACCTGAAGGGTTTTATAAGATACCTCAAACGCCATAAACTGCCTTTTATCTACAACCACCCCTTCTGGTTTGAGCTTCACCAGGAGCCTGACATCTTTGCAGTGCCTAAACTGGCAAAACTCTTTCCCGTACTTGAATATAACATGCATGAGCTCAAGCAGAAAAACGAGCTCACGATCGCCCTTGCGGAAAAGTTCGGCAAAGGCATCGCTGCAACAACGGACAGCCACTCGGGGGGTATTGGGAAGGTGTATACGCTTGCAAAGGGAGACAGCTTCAGGGAGTATTTCAAAAATATAGAGAGAGGAAAAAGTTACATTGTCCCTGAAGACCTGACAAGGGAAATTCTGATGGAAGAAATAAATACATGGATAGACCTGATATTTGAAAAGAGCCAGAGAACCCGCGATATAAAAAGGTACCTGACAGGAATAAAATCCCTCGATGCAATGGTAAGGATCTCGAGGAGCACACTTTTAAACTACTCTCCAAGGCTGAACAGGACAACCATGAGCCTGCTCTACATGATTTCAAATACCGGACTTCCGGCTTCGCTCTATATTCACTCGAAAGAAAACTTAGCACGAAAAATTGAAAAAAAGATTGAGATTAAAGGTCAAAAGTAA